The proteins below are encoded in one region of Juglans microcarpa x Juglans regia isolate MS1-56 chromosome 4D, Jm3101_v1.0, whole genome shotgun sequence:
- the LOC121261145 gene encoding protein NONRESPONDING TO OXYLIPINS 2, mitochondrial isoform X1: MASRCRSLSQPTISFLKSTFTKPTLRPNSAPFLPTLKPSSSLSVPRSIPPLGALQSLLPLHTAVSSARLTSCLGGDSSSSRSLSQELGLSVPR; encoded by the exons ATGGCGTCCCGCTGTAGATCTCTCTCACAACCTACAATCTCTTTCCTCAAATCGACATTCACCAAACCCACCCTTAGGCCCAATTCCGCACCTTTTCTTCCCACACTCAAGCCCAGCTCTTCACTCTCCGTTCCGAG GTCGATTCCTCCATTGGGTGCTCTTCAATCTCTGCTTCCTCTCCACACAGCGGTTTCTTCGGCTCGGCTCACCTCGTGCCTCGGAGGTGATTCGAGCAGCTCGAGGTCGTTGTCTCAGG
- the LOC121261147 gene encoding mitogen-activated protein kinase kinase kinase 1, translating to MESVASNTPSSSDNHHPPLRFRPIHQPIADRIVRALSHHLSLLHRKDSNFFVLGATGNVYTVTLSVTPSCSCPDHTTPCKHILFVFIRVLGVSLDDTCFQRRTLRPCQLNRLLSTPTSPEVIAGAKVRERFHELFFKARQNASQSIVDIKDNTNCPVCLSEMGKGHERVVICATCQNPIHEECLLKWKRSRGRRSASCVLCRARWRDGAEQEKYLNLAAYVGEDNPTVEDGGILCSS from the coding sequence ATGGAGTCCGTTGCCTCCAATACACCATCCTCGTCGGACAACCATCATCCCCCCTTGCGATTCAGACCCATCCATCAACCAATAGCAGATCGGATAGTTAGAGCTCTCAGTCACCATCTCAGCCTCCTCCACCGCAAAGACTCCAACTTCTTTGTGTTGGGTGCCACGGGAAACGTTTACACTGTGACGTTGTCTGTCACCCCTTCATGCTCGTGTCCTGATCACACAACTCCATGCAAACATATATTATTTGTCTTTATTCGAGTATTGGGTGTTTCTCTAGATGATACTTGTTTTCAGAGAAGAACTCTCCGGCCATGCCAACTCAATCGCTTACTTAGCACGCCTACATCACCTGAAGTAATTGCAGGAGCTAAGGTTCGTGAGAGATTCCATGAGCTATTCTTTAAAGCCAGGCAAAACGCTTCACAATCGATTGTTGATATAAAAGACAACACTAATTGCCCGGTTTGCCTCAGCGAGATGGGAAAGGGTCATGAGAGAGTTGTGATCTGTGCGACATGTCAGAATCCGATACATGAAGAATGCTTATTAAAGTGGAAAAGGAGCAGGGGAAGGAGGTCTGCAAGCTGTGTGCTATGTCGGGCAAGGTGGAGAGATGGGGCTGAGCAGGAAAAGTATTTGAACCTGGCAGCTTATGTTGGCGAGGACAATCCAACTGTTGAGGATGGTGGGATCCTTTGTAGCAGTTGA
- the LOC121261148 gene encoding ultraviolet-B receptor UVR8 isoform X2, translating to MDGQLGVDGDNATVPCLLQHFIELASPDTLTDESETKSRVPLKVCSVKAGGMMSLAIDNLGALWMWGNCPQQSSSSEGGFFLVSSFIPTPVWDFHGHNVIKVACGNEHVVALVSAGETYKGEDIVCYSWGNNNHGQLGLGDKESRLKPEIIKTFNEDSPWAVYEVACGAFHTALLTHKKKPSDTLESLCWTFGIGDNGQLGHETTQCELFPKPVKGLPQNVYLISVGCGLFHTSVVSSAGDVWSWGMERGLGLCPDATFSGTDRGDALSPLLISCNGLQRPKFQDPVQVACGAAHTVLVAHDGYKLWSWGRGKSGVLGNGNTAHCFTPTMVLWPPLTEDSKQEESKTSEGVTETERRLSLAMDEMKLLQSKLFAMERYASVLHGSIFGKPFEEEDIPASLKNFGTFDIAKEWENMLEAADRAKLIRLEMSYRNMLAGVKDKLMKRRIQEIVEECLHSSSTGSK from the exons ATGGATGGCCAACTTGGTGTCGACGGAGATAATGCTACAGTGCCATGCTTGTTGCAGCATTTCATTGAGTTGGCCTCTCCTGATACTCTGACAGATGAATCGGAAACAAAGAGTAGAGTGCCACTGAAG GTTTGTTCTGTCAAAGCTGGTGGAATGATGTCTCTTGCAATTGATAATCTTGGGGCCCTCTGGATGTGGGGCAATTGCCCACAGCAAAGCAGCAGCAGTGAAGGTGGTTTCTTTCTTGTAAGCAGTTTCATTCCAACTCCTGTCTGGGATTTCCATGGCCACAATGTCATCAAGGTGGCATGTGGAAATGAGCATGTTGTGGCCTTGGTTAGTGCTGGAGAGACTTATAAAGGTGAAGACATAGTGTGCTACTCTTGGGGTAACAACAACCATGGCCAGTTAGGTTTGGGGGATAAAGAGAGCAGGCTAAAACCtgaaatcattaaaacttttaatGAAGACTCCCCTTGGGCAGTTTATGAGGTGGCGTGCGGGGCATTTCACACAGCTTTGCTCACTCACAAAAAGAAACCAAGTGACACACTAGAAAGTCTGTGCTGGACATTTGGCATTGGGGATAATGGGCAGCTTGGGCATGAAACTACACAGTGTGAGCTTTTTCCTAAACCCGTGAAAGGGTTGCCGCAGAATGTATACCTGATCTCTGTCGGCTGTGGCTTGTTTCATACTAGTGTTGTTTCGTCAGCCGGAGACGTGTGGTCATGGGGAATGGAGAGGGGCCTTGGCTTATGCCCAGATGCCACTTTTTCTGGTACTGATCGGGGGGATGCTCTTTCTCCTCTATTAATTTCATGTAATGGGCTACAAAGGCCTAAATTTCAGGATCCAGTTCAGGTTGCTTGTGGTGCTGCGCATACTGTTCTCGTTGCACATGATGGATATAAGCTCTGGTCTTGGGGTCGGGGAAAGAGTGGGGTTCTTGGAAATGGTAATACAGCTCATTGTTTTACTCCCACTATGGTATTATGGCCACCCCTTACGGAAGATTCCAAACAAGAGGAATCAAAGACCTCTG AAGGAGTTACAGAAACAGAAAGAAGATTGTCTTTGGCAATGGATGAGATGAAGCTACTTCAATCAAAACTTTTTGCAATGGAACGGTATGCTAGCGTACTTCATGGCTCAATTTTTGGAAAAccttttgaagaagaagatattccAGCCTCATTGAAGAACTTTGGTACTTTTGACATTGCAAAGGAATGGGAGAACATGTTGGAGGCAGCAGATCGGGCAAAGCTCATCAGGCTGGAAATGTCCTACCGAAATATGCTTGCAGGTGTTAAAGACAAGCTAATGAAGAGAAGGATCCAGGAGATTGTAGAGGAGTGTCTTCATTCTTCTTCAACGGGATCGAAGTGA
- the LOC121261151 gene encoding F-box/LRR-repeat protein 4-like — protein MSTLGDDEVGLILDWVDDPYARKSLSVVCKQWLRVEGLTRLSIRVLDLDSFRGFIPGFSNLVTFACSRRITDDDLRFLAQTCPKIEALNLNLKPPRENSDEFDQPCDDVGDDGLCALAIGCRKLSKVLLRRRKNIGDVGVVSLINLASTLTNLDLGWCNLITDQALAAIGETSSITILNLERCSLITDGGLTSLATMALSRSLKKLVLAECDQITDNGVSLLQQMYCLEELNMAECGPKITDIGGVAIATIQTLKRLNFSWLINVSDPTLFALAENCQKLVAVDFTGCELITGAGIRAFSNHTCLETLVFPSCYNIGVHDLENVVLGCRSLRCVVLDKRLKTWLTPMMQEYISIFCDLYWR, from the coding sequence ATGTCAACACTGGGTGATGATGAAGTAGGCTTGATACTCGACTGGGTCGATGACCCATATGCCAGAAAATCTCTCTCTGTGGTCTGCAAGCAATGGCTGAGGGTGGAGGGTCTTACCCGGTTATCCATAAGGGTTCTAGACCTCGATTCCTTTCGTGGTTTCATACCAGGATTCTCAAATTTAGTTACCTTCGCATGTTCACGACGGATCACCGATGACGACCTTAGATTCTTGGCCCAAACATGTCCCAAAATCGAGGCCCTCAACCTTAATTTGAAACCCCCACGTGAAAATTCTGATGAGTTTGATCAACCCTGCGATGATGTTGGCGACGATGGTCTATGTGCTTTAGCAATCGGATGTCGCAAGTTGTCGAAAGTTTTGCTGCGAAGGAGGAAGAATATTGGGGATGTTGGAGTTGTTTCGCTTATCAACTTGGCATCAACTTTGACGAACTTGGATTTGGGTTGGTGCAATTTGATTACGGATCAAGCTCTTGCAGCGATTGGGGAGACAAGTTCTATCACTATTTTGAATTTGGAAAGGTGTTCTTTAATTACAGATGGTGGGCTAACTTCTTTGGCAACAATGGCTTTGTCGAGGTCTTTGAAAAAGTTGGTCCTTGCAGAATGTGATCAAATTACCGATAATGGGGTGTCCCTTTTGCAGCAAATGTATTGCTTGGAGGAGCTAAATATGGCAGAATGCGGGCCAAAAATCACTGATATTGGAGGCGTGGCAATTGCTACAATTCAAACTCTCAAGAGACTAAATTTTTCTTGGTTGATTAATGTATCAGATCCAACACTTTTCGCACTTGCTGAGAATTGCCAGAAACTGGTTGCCGTTGATTTTACGGGCTGTGAGTTAATAACTGGAGCTGGAATTCGTGCCTTCTCAAATCATACATGTTTAGAAACTCTAGTGTTTCCTTCATGTTACAACATCGGTGTTCATGATTTGGAAAATGTGGTGCTTGGATGTCGCTCATTGAGGTGTGTTGTGCTGGATAAAAGACTGAAAACGTGGCTAACACCAATGATGCAAGAGTACATTAGCATATTCTGTGATCTATATTGGAGGTGA
- the LOC121261150 gene encoding nuclear pore complex protein NUP85 → MLGFSSAPADGASSTGDLVPFSSEARATAVYPLHHGLKPPISRLSISWARGNSLRVSFFRRPSGDDSEGDEFGGKVLEVRLSGGDGDMSGAQFRRIAYGSVSPFALLQSRRNSAASLSKISSPYHVEWWEYVMEYSKDINSLLGDPKSLTSPAIEDPKAVLQKAEEPICLKAAWDVMEIFYADKQSQSWLPERLVDWLAAYDGLLSSTQATIHSQLVSFQKELVALQVIEDSPKYWEVLSAALAVGWLDVVVKMLRLHGSYQLHQIGNRETENGLVEAVAVLISKMPRLRPELEAGRLGECYRAKPDFVKAWEKWRAHITKLDCSAYWVRCDHNQTREGLRNMLQIMLGNTHSLCTATCHWMELYIAHFLYIRPFTVGLESMYSLAQKCMQLKPMTISHRLIRLLLGIIGDNTEVVLAECSRAFGPWMVAHAIELLASGSDQAENLLREEHYNLGGISIEELHRLVYAQVLSSDALTWQIAPIYLTSCIKQGMGLLEILLSKQPVQDVQILLKVIEICRLYELDSVSSNIMKIAGVYHWKHGRKGSGVFWLQQARDEVRLNRIAQQLFDFVGQSISDESFKQWEGLIELLGAESKTAGGLEFLHKYRDFKKSLKQVNDGKTTDAARQAVESLISLMKNHSTPQQFWLPILYDSLKLLSWQERPLLNVSETNLLLNKLQELSMAKLRPDFIEANLPPQALGSVRLALATNLGRAIVEE, encoded by the exons ATGCTCGGCTTCTCGTCAGCCCCCGCCGACGGCGCCTCATCCACTGGAGATCTCGTGCCTTTTTCGTCGGAAGCCCGAGCTACTGCAGTCTACCCCCTCCACCACGGCCTCAAGCCACCGATCTCTCGCCTTTCCATCTCCTGGGCGCGAGGAAACTCCCTCCGCGTCTCATTCTTCCGGAGACCATCCGGAGATGACTCCGAAGGAGACGAATTCGGCGGGAAAGTGTTGGAGGTGAGGCTCAGCGGTGGAGATGGAGATATGAGTGGCGCGCAGTTCCGGAGGATCGCGTACGGTTCCGTCTCACCGTTCGCGCTTCTTCAGAGCCGGAGAAACTCTGCCGCCAGCTTGTCGAAGATCTCGTCTCCGTATCACGTTGAGTG GTGGGAGTACGTGATGGAGTATAGCAAGGACATAAATTCACTGCTCGGTGATCCCAAGTCGCTCACCAGTCCAGCGATTGAAGATCCAAAGGCCGTTTTACAG AAAGCTGAGGAGCCAATCTGTCTGAAAGCTGCGTGGGACGTGATGGAAATATTTTATGCTGACAAGCAATCTCAATCATGGCTACCTGAACGGCTTGTTGATTGGTTAGCT GCTTACGATGGTCTTCTCTCCTCGACACAAGCAACAATCCATTCACAACTTGTATCTTTTCAGAAAGAGCTTGTTGCTTTACAG GTCATTGAGGATAGTCCTAAATATTGGGAAGTATTGTCGGCAGCATTAGCAGTAGGCTGGCTAGATGTTGTG GTGAAAATGCTGCGTTTGCATGGATCTTATCAGCTTCATCAGATTGGAAATCGTGAG ACAGAGAATGGATTGGTAGAGGCCGTGGCTGTTCTTATTTCCAAAATGCCACGTTTGCGCCCCGAATTAGAAGCTGGAAGATTAGGTGAATGCTATAGAGCCAAACCTGATTTTGTCAAG GCTTGGGAGAAATGGCGGGCACATATTACTAAGCTGGACTGTAGTGCATACTGGGTTCGTTGTGATCATAACCAGACCCGGGAAGGTTTGAGGAATATGCTACAAATCATGCTGGGAAACACACACAGTCTTTGCACTGCAACGTGTCACTGGATGGAGCTATATATTGCTCACTTTCTATACATAAGGCCATTCACAGTG GGTTTAGAAAGTATGTATAGCCTAGCCCAGAAATGCATGCAGTTAAAACCGATGACCATATCTCATAGGTTGATACGACTTCTGCTTGGAATTATAGGAGATAATACTGAG GTTGTCTTAGCTGAATGCTCCAGAGCATTTGGCCCTTG GATGGTTGCACATGCCATAGAGTTGTTGGCTTCCGGGAGTGATCAAGCAGAGAATCTTCTTCGTGAAGAGCATTATAACTTGGGTGGAATCAGCATTGAAGAACTCCATCGACTTGTCTATGCTCAAGTTCTATCTTCGGATGCATTGACTTGGCAA ATAGCTCCAATTTATTTGACATCATGCATAAAGCAGGGGATGGGTTTGTTAGAGATTCTATTGAGCAAGCAACCTGTTCAAGATGTTCAAATACTCCTTAAG GTCATAGAGATATGCCGTCTATACGAACTTGACAGTGTTAGTTCAAATATTATGAAG aTTGCTGGAGTATACCACTGGAAGCATGGAAGGAAAGGTTCTGGAGTATTTTGGCTTCAGCAAGCCCGAGATGAAGTTCGTCTGAACAGGATTGCTCAGCagttgtttgattttgttgggcAATCAATCTCTGATGAAAGTTTCAAG CAATGGGAAGGATTGATTGAATTGTTGGGTGCTGAATCTAAGACTGCTGGAGGTCTCGAGTTTCTGCACAA GTACAGGGATTTTAAAAAATCCCTTAAGCAGGTTAACGATGGAAAAACTACTGATGCTGCTCGGCAAGCTGTAGAATCTCTTATATCT CTTATGAAAAACCATTCTACACCTCAGCAATTTTGGCTGCCTATTCTGTATGACTCG TTGAAGCTGCTCAGTTGGCAGGAGCGCCCTCTGCTAAATGTCTCCGAGACCAACCTTTTGTTGAATAAACTGCAAGAGTTGTCCATGGCGAAGCTGAGACCAGACTTCATTGAAGCCAACCTGCCACCCCAGGCCTTAGGCTCTGTTAGGCTAGCTCTTGCTACAAATCTTGGACGTGCTATCGTGGAAGAATGA
- the LOC121261148 gene encoding ultraviolet-B receptor UVR8 isoform X1, with the protein MDDSVNLSRKVVAVAAGEAHTLALTGDGSVYSWGRGMFGRLGTGSEADEPIPVRVNFDCAGRSTEERLRFVGVAAGAYHSLALADDGSVWCWGYNIYGQLGVDGDNATVPCLLQHFIELASPDTLTDESETKSRVPLKVCSVKAGGMMSLAIDNLGALWMWGNCPQQSSSSEGGFFLVSSFIPTPVWDFHGHNVIKVACGNEHVVALVSAGETYKGEDIVCYSWGNNNHGQLGLGDKESRLKPEIIKTFNEDSPWAVYEVACGAFHTALLTHKKKPSDTLESLCWTFGIGDNGQLGHETTQCELFPKPVKGLPQNVYLISVGCGLFHTSVVSSAGDVWSWGMERGLGLCPDATFSGTDRGDALSPLLISCNGLQRPKFQDPVQVACGAAHTVLVAHDGYKLWSWGRGKSGVLGNGNTAHCFTPTMVLWPPLTEDSKQEESKTSEGVTETERRLSLAMDEMKLLQSKLFAMERYASVLHGSIFGKPFEEEDIPASLKNFGTFDIAKEWENMLEAADRAKLIRLEMSYRNMLAGVKDKLMKRRIQEIVEECLHSSSTGSK; encoded by the exons ATGGACGATTCCGTTAACTTGTCCCGTAAAGTCGTTGCAGTCGCTGCCGGTGAAGCTCACACTCTCGCTCTCACAG GGGATGGCAGCGTGTACTCGTGGGGAAGGGGGATGTTTGGGCGGCTCGGTACCGGTTCAGAAGCCGACGAGCCTATCCCGGTCAGGGTCAATTTTGATTGTGCCGGAAGATCGACAGAAGAGCGGCTCAGGTTTGTGGGCGTTGCTGCTGGCGCTTATCACAGTCTTGCTCTTGCAG ATGATGGATCTGTTTGGTGCTGGGGTTATAATATCT ATGGCCAACTTGGTGTCGACGGAGATAATGCTACAGTGCCATGCTTGTTGCAGCATTTCATTGAGTTGGCCTCTCCTGATACTCTGACAGATGAATCGGAAACAAAGAGTAGAGTGCCACTGAAG GTTTGTTCTGTCAAAGCTGGTGGAATGATGTCTCTTGCAATTGATAATCTTGGGGCCCTCTGGATGTGGGGCAATTGCCCACAGCAAAGCAGCAGCAGTGAAGGTGGTTTCTTTCTTGTAAGCAGTTTCATTCCAACTCCTGTCTGGGATTTCCATGGCCACAATGTCATCAAGGTGGCATGTGGAAATGAGCATGTTGTGGCCTTGGTTAGTGCTGGAGAGACTTATAAAGGTGAAGACATAGTGTGCTACTCTTGGGGTAACAACAACCATGGCCAGTTAGGTTTGGGGGATAAAGAGAGCAGGCTAAAACCtgaaatcattaaaacttttaatGAAGACTCCCCTTGGGCAGTTTATGAGGTGGCGTGCGGGGCATTTCACACAGCTTTGCTCACTCACAAAAAGAAACCAAGTGACACACTAGAAAGTCTGTGCTGGACATTTGGCATTGGGGATAATGGGCAGCTTGGGCATGAAACTACACAGTGTGAGCTTTTTCCTAAACCCGTGAAAGGGTTGCCGCAGAATGTATACCTGATCTCTGTCGGCTGTGGCTTGTTTCATACTAGTGTTGTTTCGTCAGCCGGAGACGTGTGGTCATGGGGAATGGAGAGGGGCCTTGGCTTATGCCCAGATGCCACTTTTTCTGGTACTGATCGGGGGGATGCTCTTTCTCCTCTATTAATTTCATGTAATGGGCTACAAAGGCCTAAATTTCAGGATCCAGTTCAGGTTGCTTGTGGTGCTGCGCATACTGTTCTCGTTGCACATGATGGATATAAGCTCTGGTCTTGGGGTCGGGGAAAGAGTGGGGTTCTTGGAAATGGTAATACAGCTCATTGTTTTACTCCCACTATGGTATTATGGCCACCCCTTACGGAAGATTCCAAACAAGAGGAATCAAAGACCTCTG AAGGAGTTACAGAAACAGAAAGAAGATTGTCTTTGGCAATGGATGAGATGAAGCTACTTCAATCAAAACTTTTTGCAATGGAACGGTATGCTAGCGTACTTCATGGCTCAATTTTTGGAAAAccttttgaagaagaagatattccAGCCTCATTGAAGAACTTTGGTACTTTTGACATTGCAAAGGAATGGGAGAACATGTTGGAGGCAGCAGATCGGGCAAAGCTCATCAGGCTGGAAATGTCCTACCGAAATATGCTTGCAGGTGTTAAAGACAAGCTAATGAAGAGAAGGATCCAGGAGATTGTAGAGGAGTGTCTTCATTCTTCTTCAACGGGATCGAAGTGA
- the LOC121261145 gene encoding protein NONRESPONDING TO OXYLIPINS 2, mitochondrial isoform X2 yields the protein MASRCRSLSQPTISFLKSTFTKPTLRPNSAPFLPTLKPSSSLSVPRSIPPLGALQSLLPLHTAVSSARLTSCLGGDSSSSRSLSQAILFKY from the exons ATGGCGTCCCGCTGTAGATCTCTCTCACAACCTACAATCTCTTTCCTCAAATCGACATTCACCAAACCCACCCTTAGGCCCAATTCCGCACCTTTTCTTCCCACACTCAAGCCCAGCTCTTCACTCTCCGTTCCGAG GTCGATTCCTCCATTGGGTGCTCTTCAATCTCTGCTTCCTCTCCACACAGCGGTTTCTTCGGCTCGGCTCACCTCGTGCCTCGGAGGTGATTCGAGCAGCTCGAGGTCGTTGTCTCAGG
- the LOC121261149 gene encoding LOW QUALITY PROTEIN: protein unc-13 homolog (The sequence of the model RefSeq protein was modified relative to this genomic sequence to represent the inferred CDS: inserted 3 bases in 3 codons) — MAHLFRELSLGHSKKETTASPPPAPTFPIGATTTDLPSPLGLLASQLTDSDLRLTAYEIFVAACRTSSGKPSPTSXNSDSPTHPSPSSPGLQRSITSTAASKVKKAFGLKSXPKKSPGSGQGKPRRSLTVGELVMTQMGVSEAMDSRVRRALLRIAAGQVGRRIESVVVPLELLQQLKLSDFPDQQEYDAWQKRTLKVLEAGLLLHPHTPLDKSVSTAHRLQQIIRGALDRPIETGKNNESMQVLRSAVMALASRSSDGSLYDSCHWADGFPLNLRLYEMLLEACFDASDESSIIDEVDELMEHIKKTWGILGMNQMFHNICFTWVLFHRFVATGQVEMDLLYAADSQLAEVAKDAKTTKDPEYSKALSSTLSSILGWAEKRLLAYHDTFDSGNIDTMQGIVSXGVSAAKILVEDISNEYRRRRKGEVDVARNRIDTYIRSSLRTAFAQRMEKADSSRRASKNQPNPLPVLAILAKDVGDLAVNEKQVFSPILKRWHPFAAGVAVATLHACYGNEIKQFVSGIMELTPDAVQVLRAADKLEKDLVQIAVEDSVDSDDGGKAIIREMPPYEAESAIANLVKGWIKTRLDGLKEWIDRNLQQEVWNPRANQEGYAPSAIEVLRILDENLDAFFQLPIPMHPALLPDLMAGLDRCLKYYITKAKSGCGSRNTFIPTMPALTRCTADSKFQHFGKKKEKPPNSQKRNPQVATMNGDNSFGTLQLCVRINTLQRIWSELDVMEKRIITRLKNSESAHAEDFSNSSGKKFELSPAACVEGTQQLCEAVAYRIVFRDLSHVLWDGLYVRDPSSSRIDSFLQELEKNLMIISDTVHERVRTQIITNIMTASFDGFLLVLLAGGPSRAFSQQDSQIIEDDFKSLKDIFWANGDGLPSELIDKFSTAVRGVLPLLRTDTESLIQRFRRVTLETYGSSARYRLPLPPTSGQWNPTEPNTLLRILCYRNDETASNFLKKTYNLPKKL, encoded by the exons ATGGCTCACCTCTTCAGAGAGCTGTCTCTGGGACACTCCAAGAAGGAGACAACAGCCTCACCACCTCCAGCGCCTACATTTCCCATCGGAGCTACTACCACCGATCTCCCTTCCCCACTCGGTCTACTCGCTTCCCAACTCACCGATTCCGACCTCCGTCTCACCGCCTACGAGATCTTCGTTGCTGCCTGCCGCACCTCCTCCGGGAAACCCTCACCTACAT CCAATTCGGACTCTCCCACTCACCCCTCCCCCAGCTCCCCTGGGTTACAACGATCCATCACCTCCACTGCTGCCAGCAAGGTAAAGAAGGCTTTTGGCCTCAAAT CCCCCAAGAAGAGTCCCGGTTCCGGTCAGGGAAAGCCCAGGAGATCTTTGACGGTTGGGGAGCTCGTGATGACTCAAATGGGTGTCTCGGAGGCCATGGATTCCAGAGTCAGGCGAGCTCTTCTGAGGATCGCTGCTGGACAG GTTGGAAGGCGAATTGAGTCGGTGGTAGTCCCACTAGAGCTATTACAGCAGCTCAAGCTTTCGGACTTTCCTGATCAACAAGAATATGATGCATGGCAGAAGAGAACCCTGAAAGTTCTTGAGGCTGGTCTCCTGTTGCATCCTCACACACCACTAGATAAGTCAGTTTCTACTGCACACCGACTGCAGCAAATTATTCGAGGGGCTTTGGATAGACCCATTGAAACTGGGAAGAATAATGAATCTATGCAAGTTCTCCGTAGTGCTGTTATGGCTCTTGCTAGCAGATCATCTGATGGGTCTCTCTATGATTCATGCCACTGGGCAGATGGTTTTCCACTGAATCTCCGGCTCTATGAAATGCTTCTAGAAGCCTGCTTTGATGCTAGTGACGAATCATCCATAATTGATGAGGTTGATGAACTAATGGAACACATTAAGAAGACGTGGGGAATTCTTGGAATGAACCAGATGTTCCATAACATTTGCTTCACATGGGTTTTATTTCACCGCTTCGTTGCAACTGGCCAAGTTGAGATGGATCTTCTGTACGCAGCTGATAGTCAGCTTGCAGAAGTTGCAAAAGATGCAAAAACAACAAAGGATCCAGAGTACTCCAAGGCCTTGAGTTCTACATTGAGTTCGATTTTGGGTTGGGCAGAGAAAAGGCTCCTTGCATATCACGACACTTTTGATAGTGGAAATATTGATACCATGCAGGGAATTGTTT CTGGGGTATCAGCTGCCAAGATTTTGGTTGAAGATATATCTAACGAGTATCGCAGGAGGAGAAAAGGTGAAGTTGATGTTGCTCGGAACAGGATCGATACTTACATCAGGTCATCATTGCGCACAGCTTTTGCTCAG CGGATGGAAAAGGCAGACTCAAGCAGAAGAGCATCCAAAAACCAGCCAAATCCTCTTCCTGTCCTTGCTATCCTTGCTAAGGATGTTGGGGATCTAGCAGTTAATGAGAAGCAGGTGTTCAGTCCAATACTGAAAAGATGGCATCCTTTTGCGGCTGGTGTGGCTGTGGCCACCCTTCATGCTTGCTATGGGAATGAGATCAAACAATTCGTATCGGGTATAATGGAGTTGACCCCAGATGCAGTGCAAGTGTTGAGAGCTGCAGATAAGCTAGAGAAAGATCTAGTGCAGATAGCAGTGGAAGATTCTGTGGACAGTGATGATGGAGGGAAGGCAATAATCCGTGAGATGCCTCCCTATGAAGCTGAATCTGCAATTGCCAATCTGGTGAAAGGGTGGATCAAAACAAGATTAGACGGACTGAAGGAATGGATTGATAGGAATCTGCAACAAGAG GTATGGAATCCACGGGCAAATCAAGAGGGATATGCTCCATCTGCTATCGAAGTTTTGCGTATTCTAGATGAAAATTTGGATGCATTTTTTCAGTTGCCAATACCAATGCACCCTGCATTGCTTCCTGACTTGATGGCCGGTCTCGACAGATGCCTAAAATATTACATAACCAAGGCAAAATCGGGCTGTG GATCACGGAATACATTTATTCCCACCATGCCAGCTTTGACCAGATGTACCGCAGATTCGAAGTTCCAACACtttgggaagaagaaagaaaaacctcCAAATTCTCAGAAGAGGAATCCTCAGGTTGCAACAATGAATGGGGATAATTCCTTTGGGACATTGCAGCTGTGTGTTCGTATAAACACCTTGCAAAGAATCTGGAGTGAGTTGGATGTAATGGAGAAGAGGATAATCACCCGTCTCAAAAACTCGGAGTCTGCTCATGCAGAGGACTTTTCAAACAGTTCAGGGAAGAAATTTGAGCTCTCTCCAGCTGCTTGCGTGGAAGGAACTCAGCAACTCTGCGAGGCAGTGGCTTACAGAATCGTCTTCCGTGATCTAAGTCATGTTTTATGGGATGGTTTATATGTTAGAGATCCATCTTCTTCTAGAATTGATTCTTTCCTTCAGGAGCTTGAGAAAAACTTGATGATCATTTCAGACACCGTGCATGAAAGAGTTCGGACACAGATTATAACCAACATAATGACAGCTTCCTTTGATGGGTTCTTGCTGGTATTGCTTGCTGGAGGCCCCTCCCGTGCTTTCTCCCAGCAAGACTCTCAGATAATTGAAGATGATTTCAAATCTCTCAAAGATATATTCTGGGCGAATGGGGATGGCTTACCTTCTGAGTTGATAGACAAGTTTTCTACTGCAGTGAGAGGTGTACTTCCACTCTTACGAACTGATACTGAGAGCCTCATTCAACGGTTCAGACGTGTAACCCTGGAGACATATGGCTCTTCTGCCAGGTACAGACTTCCATTACCTCCAACTTCTGGGCAATGGAACCCAACCGAACCAAACACACTTCTACGCATTTTATGCTACCGGAATGATGAAACAGCCTCAAATTTTCTAAAGAAGACGTATAATTTGCCGAAAAAACTGTAA